The DNA segment TTATGATATGTTTAAGATCCGCCAAGTTTTGATTCAAGGAGGACACAATCCAAATTTGAAGATTGAATATTACGAAGATGCATTTAGAATGATAAGAGAAAAATTCCCAAGTGTTGGGGTTCATGGATTATCTACATCTGAAATTGATATGATTGCAAGGGTTGAAAAATCATCCACAAAAGAAATCTTGTCTAGACTGAAAGATTCTGGTTTGCAATCAATGCCTGGAGCAGGAGCTGAAATCTTAACTGATTCCGTAAAAGACATTATCAGTCCAAAGAAAATCTCAAGCGATGCTTGGATTAGAATAATGGATGAGGCTCATTCTCTTGGAATCCCATCTTCTGCAACAATGATGTATGGCCATGTTGAAAACAATCACGATATTGTTGAACACTTTACCAAACTTGTAAAACTACAAGAAAAAACCAAAGGATTCATGGCATTTATTCCCTGGAATTTTGAACCAAACAATACTTTGATGCATGAAGAAGGAATTGTCGAATATGGTACTGGCGGCATCCAGCTTTTGAAAATGATTGCTATCTCGAGACTTGTCTTTGATGGATTAATCCCACACATCCAATCTTCATGGCTAACTAATGGGGTTGGTATGGCTCAACTTGCTTTACAATACGGGGCTGATGATTTTGGCGGAACACTAATTGGAGAAGAAGTCGTCTCATGCACAGGAGCTCGTTCCACCGAACTTACGGATAAAATTATCATAGATGCTATTCATCAAATTGGCTATAAAGTAGAAGAACGAGATAATTTTTACAATCCTATTTCTATATTATAGGCCATAACTAGACCATTTAGAATCTACTAGATTTTTTGTGTCCTCATCGACTTTGACTTGTTGTTGGATCTCTCTTTGATATCCTTCTTCTCGTGTCTTTTGCGTTGCATCAATTCCCATTTTAGAACCCAAGTTGACAAGTGGTGATGCTGGGTCTAAAGTGTCTGTTGGTGTATTGTTGATTATTACGGTGTCTCTTGCAGCATCTGCTCTTGTAGTAATTGCCCATATCACATCATTGATGTCATGAACATTGATGTCTTCATCTACTACAACAAACATCTTGGTTAGAGATAATTGCCCCATTCCCCATAATCCCATCATTACTTTTTTTGCTTGACCTGGGTATCTTTTTTTGATTGATATTATTGCAAAGCCTTGGAACCATCCTGCAGCTGGCATACTGAAGTCGACCACCTCTGGATGGAACATTTGAATTAATGGCAAAAATGATCGTTCGATAACTTTTCCAATGTATGCATCTTCAAGAATTGGTTTCCCAACAACTGTTGTAACATAGATTGGATCCTTTCTTTTCATGATTCCTGTTAATGTGAATGTTGGATATGGTTCGACTGGTGTATAGTATCCTGTATGATCCCCAAATGGCCCTTCATCTCTAATGTCTGCAGGATCCACATATCCTTCTAAAACAATTTCAGCATTTGCTGGAACATCCAAATCAATTGTTTTACACTTTACTGTTTTGATTCCTTCTTTTCTTGTAATTCCTGCAAATAGGTATTTGTCTAATCCTTCTGGAACAGGTGCAATAGATGAAAATATTGTTGCAGGGTCTCCACCAATAATTATTGCAGTTGGAATTTTTTCTCCACGGTCTTTTGA comes from the Candidatus Nitrosopumilus sediminis genome and includes:
- the mqnC gene encoding cyclic dehypoxanthinyl futalosine synthase, producing MSQTTEQIQKSDIKDILENSLNGKRPGPEDCLRLLESDDVHLMGLVSGHLTRKQFGKKASFVNNIILNYTNVCITDCKFCAFYRSPGAEDSYTLTLDEIEARVKAAYDMFKIRQVLIQGGHNPNLKIEYYEDAFRMIREKFPSVGVHGLSTSEIDMIARVEKSSTKEILSRLKDSGLQSMPGAGAEILTDSVKDIISPKKISSDAWIRIMDEAHSLGIPSSATMMYGHVENNHDIVEHFTKLVKLQEKTKGFMAFIPWNFEPNNTLMHEEGIVEYGTGGIQLLKMIAISRLVFDGLIPHIQSSWLTNGVGMAQLALQYGADDFGGTLIGEEVVSCTGARSTELTDKIIIDAIHQIGYKVEERDNFYNPISIL
- a CDS encoding menaquinone biosynthesis decarboxylase; protein product: MGIEDIRDFIVELEKHGELKRVKTEVDSDLEIAEIMRREMYSDGPAILFENVKGYDMPVLGNAFGSMKRLEIGLEMTDFTEIGQRIADMTKMDVPSGLLNKIKKLPELTKMTASFPKSETSGPVTEITSTDASFDDIPILKSWPEDAGRFITLGLVATKHPETGVRNLGVYRMQIVDKTHALMHWQKHKRGAHHSDISKDRGEKIPTAIIIGGDPATIFSSIAPVPEGLDKYLFAGITRKEGIKTVKCKTIDLDVPANAEIVLEGYVDPADIRDEGPFGDHTGYYTPVEPYPTFTLTGIMKRKDPIYVTTVVGKPILEDAYIGKVIERSFLPLIQMFHPEVVDFSMPAAGWFQGFAIISIKKRYPGQAKKVMMGLWGMGQLSLTKMFVVVDEDINVHDINDVIWAITTRADAARDTVIINNTPTDTLDPASPLVNLGSKMGIDATQKTREEGYQREIQQQVKVDEDTKNLVDSKWSSYGL